The Streptomyces sp. NBC_01268 genome window below encodes:
- a CDS encoding aquaporin — protein MRMSPASLPRRVTAEFTGTAALVAVIVGSGIRADSLSQDIGVRLLANALASAIGLGLLIALLGPLSGAHFNPVVTLSEWWSRRREGRAGEAAGYIAAQLTGAVAGALLAEAMFGRAPGTLATVPRAAPHLLLGEAVATAGLVLVVQGLRRIGRLPLAPVAVAGYIGAAIWFTSSGSFANPAATVGRAFSDSFTGIAPGSVPAFAAAQLLGMLLGMGLAAALYGNPAAPASEPNGVPTRRSR, from the coding sequence ATGAGAATGTCCCCCGCGTCCCTCCCCCGACGCGTCACCGCCGAGTTCACCGGCACCGCCGCCCTCGTCGCCGTCATCGTCGGCTCCGGCATCCGCGCCGACTCCCTCAGCCAGGACATCGGCGTCAGGCTGCTCGCCAACGCCCTCGCCTCCGCCATCGGCCTCGGCCTGCTCATCGCCCTCCTCGGCCCGCTCTCCGGCGCCCACTTCAACCCCGTCGTCACCCTCTCCGAGTGGTGGTCGCGCCGCCGCGAGGGCCGGGCCGGGGAGGCCGCCGGGTACATCGCCGCCCAGCTCACCGGCGCCGTCGCGGGCGCCCTGCTCGCCGAGGCCATGTTCGGGCGGGCGCCCGGCACCCTCGCCACCGTGCCGCGCGCCGCACCGCACCTGCTGCTCGGCGAGGCCGTCGCCACCGCCGGGCTCGTCCTCGTCGTCCAGGGCCTGCGCCGCATCGGGCGCCTCCCCCTCGCCCCGGTCGCCGTCGCCGGCTACATCGGGGCGGCGATCTGGTTCACCTCCTCCGGCTCCTTCGCCAACCCGGCTGCCACCGTCGGCCGCGCCTTCTCCGACTCCTTCACCGGCATCGCCCCCGGTTCCGTCCCCGCCTTCGCCGCCGCCCAGCTCCTCGGCATGCTGCTCGGCATGGGCCTCGCGGCCGCGCTCTACGGGAATCCCGCCGCCCCGGCGAGTGAACCGAACGGCGTTCCCACGCGTCGGAGCAGGTGA
- a CDS encoding aminotransferase class IV — protein MTTPATPAAASPTGTPALYVEVDGSPVADPELLATLMSGYGHFTAMQVRDGRVQGLGLHLDRLDRATRELFDRGLDGGRVRALVGAALETAGRQDASARVYVYDGGRTVVTVRAPFPPDRTPQALRSVTYWRPAAHIKHLGGFGQTYHGEAARRAGFDEALLTAPDGEIAEGAVTNIAFWDGTSVIWPSAPCLAGITMALLAPRLPSTSRRVTLADLPSFRSAFVTNSRGIAPVSRIDGVELVVDQELMDRVYAAYDAAPWETL, from the coding sequence ATGACCACCCCCGCGACACCCGCCGCCGCGTCCCCCACCGGGACCCCCGCCCTGTACGTCGAGGTCGACGGCTCCCCCGTCGCCGACCCGGAACTCCTCGCGACGCTGATGAGCGGGTACGGGCACTTCACCGCCATGCAGGTGCGCGACGGCCGGGTACAGGGCCTCGGCCTGCACCTGGACCGCCTGGACCGGGCCACCCGGGAGCTCTTCGACCGGGGCCTCGACGGCGGCCGGGTCCGCGCCCTGGTCGGCGCGGCCCTGGAGACGGCGGGCCGGCAGGACGCCTCCGCGCGGGTCTACGTGTACGACGGCGGCCGCACCGTCGTGACCGTGCGGGCACCGTTCCCGCCGGACCGCACCCCGCAGGCCCTGCGCTCGGTCACGTACTGGCGCCCCGCCGCGCACATCAAGCACCTGGGCGGCTTCGGCCAGACCTACCACGGCGAGGCGGCCCGCCGGGCCGGCTTCGACGAGGCCCTCCTGACGGCGCCGGACGGCGAGATCGCGGAGGGCGCGGTCACCAACATCGCCTTCTGGGACGGCACTTCGGTGATCTGGCCGTCGGCGCCCTGCCTGGCCGGCATCACCATGGCCCTGCTCGCCCCGCGGCTGCCCTCCACGAGCCGCCGGGTGACCCTGGCGGACCTGCCCTCCTTCCGCTCGGCCTTCGTGACGAACTCGCGGGGCATCGCCCCCGTCTCCCGCATCGACGGGGTCGAGCTCGTCGTCGACCAGGAGCTGATGGACCGGGTGTACGCGGCGTACGACGCGGCCCCGTGGGAGACCCTCTGA
- a CDS encoding molybdopterin oxidoreductase family protein produces MSEVSTVPTHCPYCALQCGMSLRPTPGAELPVEVVERPGFPVNRGALCGKGRTAPAVLSTRVRLTEPLVRDPGTGRLAPATWEEALTAVADGLRRTRAGHGPDAVGVFGGGGLTNEKAYALGKFARLVLATSQIDYNGRFCMSSAAAAHQRAFGLDRGLPFPLEDVPKTGCVILVGSNLAETMPPALRYLTELKANGGTLIVVDPRRTRTAEQADLHLAPRPGTDLALALGMLHLVVAEGRVDEEFVAARTDGWPAARAGAMSHWPEHVERLTGVPVPQLREAVRMFCDADSGMVLTARGPEQQSKGTDTVGAWINLCLATGKAGRPLSGYGCLTGQGNGQGGREHGQKADQLPGYRKLDDPAARAHVAGVWGVAPESLPGPGRSAYELLDALGGEVKALLLMGSNPVVSAPRAAHVEERLRSLDFLAVADVVLSETAALADVVLPVTQWAEETGTTTSLEGRVLLRRRALTPPPGVRSDLEVLHGLAALLDWEKGFPTDPEEVFDELRRASAGGAADYAGIGYRRIEEEQGVFWPCPETGPGERPHPGTPRLFLDRFATADGRARFVPVVHRPAAEETDAEYPVVLTTGRVVSQYQSGAQTRRVPELNAAAPGPFVELHPRLAERVGVAEGDPVAVHSRRGTAVAPARITTAIRPDTVFMPFHWAGEGRANTLTNPALDPVSRMPEFKVCAVRLERATDATGA; encoded by the coding sequence ATGTCCGAGGTCAGCACCGTCCCCACCCACTGCCCCTACTGCGCCCTCCAGTGCGGCATGAGCCTGCGCCCCACGCCCGGCGCGGAACTCCCCGTGGAGGTGGTCGAGCGGCCCGGCTTCCCCGTCAACCGGGGCGCGCTGTGCGGCAAGGGCCGTACCGCGCCCGCCGTGCTCTCCACCCGGGTCAGGCTCACCGAGCCGCTGGTCCGCGACCCCGGGACGGGCCGGCTGGCGCCCGCCACCTGGGAGGAGGCGCTGACGGCCGTCGCCGACGGACTGCGCCGCACCCGCGCCGGGCACGGCCCCGACGCCGTGGGCGTCTTCGGCGGCGGCGGACTCACCAACGAGAAGGCGTACGCGCTGGGCAAGTTCGCCCGACTCGTCCTCGCCACCTCGCAGATCGACTACAACGGGCGCTTCTGCATGTCCTCCGCGGCCGCCGCCCACCAGCGGGCCTTCGGCCTCGACCGGGGCCTGCCGTTCCCCCTGGAGGACGTCCCGAAGACCGGCTGCGTGATCCTCGTCGGTTCCAACCTCGCCGAGACCATGCCGCCCGCGCTGCGCTACCTCACCGAACTCAAGGCCAACGGCGGCACCCTGATCGTCGTCGACCCGCGCCGCACCCGCACCGCCGAGCAGGCCGACCTGCACCTCGCGCCCCGCCCCGGCACCGACCTCGCGCTCGCCCTCGGCATGCTCCACCTCGTCGTCGCCGAGGGCCGGGTCGACGAGGAGTTCGTCGCCGCCCGCACCGACGGCTGGCCCGCCGCCCGCGCCGGGGCCATGTCCCACTGGCCCGAGCACGTGGAGCGCCTCACCGGCGTCCCCGTGCCGCAGCTGCGCGAGGCGGTACGGATGTTCTGCGACGCCGACAGCGGCATGGTGCTCACCGCCCGCGGCCCGGAGCAGCAGTCCAAGGGCACCGACACCGTCGGCGCCTGGATCAACCTGTGCCTCGCCACCGGCAAGGCCGGCCGGCCGCTCAGCGGCTACGGCTGCCTCACCGGCCAGGGCAACGGGCAGGGCGGGCGCGAGCACGGCCAGAAGGCGGACCAGCTCCCCGGCTACCGCAAGCTGGACGACCCGGCCGCGCGGGCACACGTCGCCGGTGTGTGGGGCGTCGCGCCGGAATCCCTGCCGGGGCCCGGGCGCAGCGCGTACGAACTCCTCGACGCCCTCGGCGGCGAGGTGAAGGCGCTGCTGCTGATGGGCTCCAACCCGGTCGTCTCCGCGCCCCGCGCCGCGCACGTCGAGGAGCGGCTGCGGTCCCTCGACTTCCTGGCCGTCGCCGACGTCGTCCTGTCCGAGACGGCCGCACTCGCCGACGTCGTCCTGCCGGTCACCCAGTGGGCCGAGGAGACCGGCACCACCACCAGCCTGGAGGGCAGGGTGCTGCTGCGCCGCCGCGCCCTCACCCCGCCGCCCGGCGTCCGCAGCGACCTGGAGGTGCTGCACGGGCTCGCCGCGCTGCTCGACTGGGAGAAGGGCTTCCCGACCGACCCCGAGGAGGTCTTCGACGAGCTGCGGCGCGCCTCCGCGGGCGGCGCCGCCGACTACGCGGGCATCGGCTACCGCCGCATCGAGGAGGAACAGGGCGTCTTCTGGCCCTGCCCCGAGACCGGCCCCGGCGAGCGGCCCCACCCCGGCACCCCGCGCCTCTTCCTCGACCGCTTCGCGACGGCCGACGGGCGGGCCCGCTTCGTGCCCGTGGTGCACCGTCCGGCGGCGGAGGAGACGGACGCCGAGTACCCCGTGGTCCTCACCACCGGCCGGGTCGTGTCCCAGTACCAGTCGGGCGCGCAGACCCGGCGGGTCCCCGAGCTGAACGCCGCCGCGCCCGGCCCGTTCGTGGAGCTGCACCCCCGGCTCGCCGAACGCGTCGGCGTCGCCGAGGGCGACCCGGTCGCCGTGCACTCGCGGCGCGGGACGGCCGTGGCGCCCGCCCGGATCACCACCGCGATCCGCCCCGACACCGTCTTCATGCCCTTCCACTGGGCGGGCGAGGGCCGCGCCAACACCCTCACCAACCCGGCGCTCGACCCGGTCTCCCGGATGCCCGAGTTCAAGGTGTGCGCGGTCCGCCTGGAGCGGGCCACCGACGCTACGGGCGCCTGA
- a CDS encoding NADPH-dependent FMN reductase translates to MDTTHPNPLRLAVIVASNREGRFGPVVADWFTARTAERDDFAVDVVDLAEVDLPTALSHTPAPAVRAELGKVTPVLAAADAFVVLTPEYNHSFPASLKSLIDWHFTEWQAKPVGFVSYGGISGGLRAVEQLRQVYAEMHAVTVRDTVSFHGAHGRFHEDGSPKDPEGPDIAAKSMLDQLAWWAHALRDAKSVRPYAG, encoded by the coding sequence ATGGACACCACGCATCCGAACCCCCTCCGTCTCGCCGTCATCGTCGCCAGCAACCGCGAGGGCCGCTTCGGCCCCGTCGTCGCCGACTGGTTCACCGCCCGCACCGCCGAGCGCGACGACTTCGCCGTCGACGTCGTCGACCTCGCCGAGGTCGACCTGCCCACCGCCCTCTCCCACACCCCCGCCCCCGCCGTCCGCGCCGAACTCGGCAAGGTCACCCCGGTGCTCGCCGCCGCCGACGCCTTCGTCGTCCTCACCCCCGAGTACAACCATTCCTTCCCCGCCTCCCTCAAGTCCCTGATCGACTGGCACTTCACCGAATGGCAGGCCAAGCCCGTCGGCTTCGTCTCCTACGGCGGCATCTCCGGCGGCCTGCGCGCCGTCGAGCAACTCCGCCAGGTCTACGCCGAGATGCACGCCGTCACGGTCCGCGACACCGTCTCCTTCCACGGCGCCCACGGCCGCTTCCACGAGGACGGCTCCCCCAAGGACCCCGAGGGTCCGGACATCGCCGCCAAGTCGATGCTCGACCAGCTCGCCTGGTGGGCCCACGCCCTCCGGGACGCGAAGTCCGTCCGCCCGTACGCCGGTTGA
- a CDS encoding NAD(P)/FAD-dependent oxidoreductase — MVDADQTFVIVGGGLAGAKAAETLRAEGFTGRVILIGDERDHPYERPPLSKGFLLGKEDRDSVFVHEPSWYAQAEIELHLGQTVVGIDREAHTVRLGDATVIRYDKLLLATGAEPRRLEVPGTGLAGVHHLRRLAHADRLRHVLAALGRDNGHLVIAGAGWIGLEVAAAARTYGAEVTVIEPAPTPLHHVIGPELGQLFADLHTEHGVRFRFGVKLTEIVGSDGMVLAVRTDDGEEHPAHDVLAAVGAAPRTTLAENAGLALVDRADGGGIAVDESLRTSDPDVFAAGDVAAAHHPSLHTRLRVEHWANALNGGPAAARAMLGQHVSYDRVPYFFSDQYDLGLEYSGWAPPGSYDQVVLRGDVGKREFIAFWLKDGKVLAGMNVNVWDVTDPIQSLIRSRATVDTDALADPSVPLESLSS, encoded by the coding sequence GTGGTCGACGCAGATCAGACCTTCGTCATCGTCGGCGGAGGACTCGCCGGAGCCAAGGCCGCGGAGACGCTCCGCGCCGAGGGGTTCACCGGCCGGGTGATCCTCATCGGAGACGAACGCGACCACCCGTACGAGCGCCCACCGCTCTCCAAGGGCTTCCTCCTCGGCAAGGAGGACCGGGACTCCGTCTTCGTCCACGAGCCGAGCTGGTACGCGCAGGCCGAGATCGAGCTCCACCTCGGGCAGACCGTCGTCGGCATCGACCGCGAGGCCCACACCGTCCGCCTCGGCGACGCCACCGTGATCCGCTACGACAAGCTGCTCCTCGCCACCGGCGCCGAACCGCGCCGCCTGGAGGTCCCCGGCACCGGGCTCGCCGGCGTCCACCACCTGCGCCGCCTCGCCCACGCCGACCGGCTGCGGCACGTCCTCGCCGCCCTCGGCCGCGACAACGGGCACCTGGTGATCGCCGGAGCCGGCTGGATCGGTCTGGAGGTCGCCGCCGCAGCCCGTACGTACGGCGCCGAGGTCACCGTCATCGAGCCCGCCCCCACCCCGCTGCACCACGTCATCGGCCCCGAGCTCGGCCAGCTCTTCGCCGACCTGCACACCGAGCACGGCGTCCGCTTCCGGTTCGGCGTCAAGCTCACCGAGATCGTCGGCTCCGACGGCATGGTCCTCGCCGTCCGCACCGACGACGGCGAGGAGCACCCCGCCCACGACGTGCTCGCCGCCGTCGGCGCCGCCCCGCGCACCACCCTCGCCGAGAACGCCGGCCTCGCCCTCGTCGACCGTGCCGACGGCGGCGGCATCGCCGTCGACGAGTCGCTGCGCACCTCCGACCCCGACGTCTTCGCCGCGGGCGACGTCGCCGCCGCCCACCACCCCTCGCTGCACACCCGGCTGCGCGTCGAGCACTGGGCCAACGCCCTCAACGGCGGCCCGGCCGCCGCCCGCGCCATGCTCGGACAGCACGTCTCGTACGACCGGGTCCCGTACTTCTTCTCCGACCAGTACGACCTCGGCCTGGAGTACTCGGGCTGGGCGCCGCCCGGCTCGTACGACCAGGTCGTGCTCCGCGGGGACGTCGGAAAGCGCGAGTTCATCGCCTTCTGGCTGAAGGACGGCAAGGTGCTCGCCGGCATGAACGTGAATGTGTGGGACGTCACAGATCCGATCCAGAGCCTGATCCGCTCCCGCGCCACCGTGGACACCGACGCCCTCGCCGACCCCTCCGTCCCCCTGGAGAGTCTGAGCTCCTGA
- a CDS encoding SanA/YdcF family protein, which yields MRGVRLPLPRTTRARRRTVQAVMLGAVLALAPATWMHTTAGDRLRTTADVPAQDVAVVFGAGLWKGRPTPYLAHRLDAAAELYRSGKVRVLLVTGDNSRTEYDEPSAMRKYLAARGVPDDKVVSDYAGFDTWDSCVRAKKIFGVDRAVLVTQDFHIKRAVALCGAAGVASYGVGVAEPHDATWYYGTTRELAAAGKAALDAALRPDPHFLGTREDGVAKALAASPRTRS from the coding sequence ATGCGCGGCGTACGCCTGCCGCTCCCCCGGACCACCCGGGCCCGCCGCCGCACCGTCCAGGCCGTCATGCTCGGCGCCGTCCTCGCCCTCGCCCCGGCCACCTGGATGCACACCACCGCCGGGGACCGGCTGCGGACCACCGCCGACGTGCCCGCGCAGGACGTCGCCGTCGTCTTCGGCGCCGGACTGTGGAAGGGGCGCCCCACCCCGTACCTCGCGCACCGCCTCGACGCGGCCGCCGAGCTCTACCGCTCCGGCAAGGTCCGGGTGCTGCTCGTCACCGGCGACAACAGTCGCACCGAGTACGACGAGCCGAGCGCCATGCGGAAGTACCTCGCCGCCCGCGGCGTCCCGGACGACAAGGTCGTCAGCGACTACGCCGGATTCGACACCTGGGACTCCTGCGTCCGCGCCAAGAAGATCTTCGGCGTGGACCGGGCCGTCCTCGTCACCCAGGACTTCCACATCAAACGGGCCGTCGCCCTCTGCGGCGCGGCCGGCGTCGCCTCGTACGGCGTCGGGGTCGCCGAACCCCACGACGCCACCTGGTACTACGGCACCACCCGCGAGCTCGCCGCCGCCGGGAAGGCCGCCCTCGACGCGGCCCTGCGCCCCGACCCGCACTTCCTCGGCACCCGCGAGGACGGGGTCGCGAAGGCGCTGGCCGCCTCACCCCGGACCCGGTCCTGA
- a CDS encoding deoxyguanosinetriphosphate triphosphohydrolase, which yields MEGIGDINGTYSTDSTGNTDSTSNTGNADSTSNTGNAEKTDGTDTPGYDAAATERWAAEPDKRPGRTAFQRDRARVLHSAALRRLAGKTQVVTPGTLSHAWDASPRTRLTHSLECAQVGRELGAALGCDPDLVEAACLAHDMGHPPFGHNGEQALNDFAKDCGGFEGNAQSLRLLTRIEPKRFIADPDTGRPLGVGLNLTRAALDAATKYPWGRGGHPTDPGSPKFGVYEDDLPVFAWIRAGAPAHRKCFEAQVMDWSDDVAYSVHDFEDGLHAGHIDPNLLLAEPERADIWAVALGRYVPEDTDPQELADALDRLVDQEWWPHGYDGSAVAQSRLKDATSQLIGRFCLAAEGATRQAFGSGRLTRYDAELVVPRETRNECAVLKAVADRYVMQRAEQEALRADQRIVLAELAEALTARAPEGLDPQFRALFAEAPDDRSRKRVIVDQIASLTDASARSLHARFRTPRA from the coding sequence ATGGAAGGCATCGGAGACATCAACGGCACCTACTCCACCGACAGCACCGGCAACACCGACAGCACCAGCAACACCGGCAACGCCGACAGCACCAGCAACACCGGCAACGCCGAGAAGACCGACGGCACGGACACCCCCGGCTACGACGCCGCCGCCACCGAGCGCTGGGCCGCCGAGCCCGACAAACGCCCGGGGCGGACCGCCTTCCAGCGCGACCGGGCCCGGGTTCTGCACTCCGCCGCGCTGCGCCGCCTCGCCGGCAAGACCCAGGTCGTCACCCCCGGCACGCTCAGCCACGCCTGGGACGCCAGCCCCCGCACCCGGCTCACCCACTCCCTGGAGTGCGCCCAGGTCGGCCGCGAGCTCGGGGCCGCCCTCGGCTGCGACCCCGACCTCGTCGAGGCCGCCTGCCTGGCCCACGACATGGGCCACCCGCCGTTCGGGCACAACGGCGAGCAGGCCCTCAACGACTTCGCCAAGGACTGCGGCGGCTTCGAGGGCAACGCCCAGTCGCTGCGCCTGCTCACCCGGATCGAGCCCAAGCGGTTCATCGCCGACCCCGACACCGGCAGGCCCCTCGGCGTCGGCCTCAACCTCACCCGCGCCGCCCTCGACGCCGCCACCAAGTACCCCTGGGGGCGCGGCGGCCACCCCACCGACCCCGGCTCGCCGAAGTTCGGCGTGTACGAGGACGACCTGCCCGTCTTCGCGTGGATCCGGGCCGGCGCCCCCGCCCACCGCAAGTGCTTCGAGGCCCAGGTCATGGACTGGTCCGACGACGTGGCCTACTCGGTGCACGACTTCGAGGACGGCCTGCACGCCGGGCACATCGACCCCAACCTGCTGCTCGCCGAGCCCGAGCGCGCCGACATCTGGGCCGTCGCCCTCGGCCGGTACGTACCGGAGGACACCGACCCGCAGGAGCTCGCCGACGCCCTCGACCGGCTCGTCGACCAGGAGTGGTGGCCGCACGGATACGACGGGTCGGCCGTCGCCCAGTCCCGCCTCAAGGACGCCACCAGCCAGCTCATCGGGCGCTTCTGCCTCGCCGCCGAAGGGGCCACCCGGCAGGCCTTCGGCTCCGGCCGCCTCACCCGCTACGACGCCGAACTCGTCGTCCCCCGCGAGACCCGCAACGAGTGCGCGGTCCTCAAGGCCGTCGCCGACCGGTACGTGATGCAGCGCGCCGAACAGGAGGCGCTCCGCGCCGACCAGCGGATCGTCCTCGCCGAGCTCGCCGAGGCGCTCACCGCCCGCGCGCCCGAGGGGCTCGACCCGCAGTTCCGCGCCCTGTTCGCCGAGGCGCCCGACGACCGTTCCCGCAAGCGGGTGATCGTCGACCAGATCGCCTCCCTCACCGACGCCTCCGCCCGCAGCCTCCACGCCCGCTTCAGGACCCCCCGCGCCTAA
- a CDS encoding sirohydrochlorin chelatase encodes MTPHEPPGHAPTLIAVGHGSRDPRAAATLGLLVDRVRELRPGLDVRLAHIELNAPLLPDALADVRAAASVPGAVLVPLLFAPGHHVKHDLPAAAALAPGTRVAAPLGPHPLLVEALADRLAEAGWTAGDGASRATGVVLAAAGSRDPESGAGTRRLAALLGERLGGVPVVAAYASATAPTVPEALRALAARGRHRVAVASCFTAPGLFATRAAAHAPWIASAPLGAHPALARLVLHRYEQALSRAPRRELAAT; translated from the coding sequence ATGACGCCGCACGAGCCACCCGGCCACGCCCCCACCCTGATAGCCGTAGGCCACGGCAGCCGTGACCCCCGCGCCGCCGCCACCCTCGGCCTCCTCGTCGACCGGGTCCGCGAACTCCGCCCGGGCCTCGACGTCCGGCTCGCCCACATCGAGCTGAACGCGCCCCTGCTCCCGGACGCGCTCGCGGACGTGCGGGCAGCCGCGTCCGTGCCGGGCGCCGTGCTCGTGCCGCTGCTCTTCGCCCCCGGCCACCACGTCAAGCACGACCTGCCCGCCGCCGCCGCGCTCGCCCCCGGCACCCGGGTCGCCGCCCCGCTCGGCCCGCACCCCCTCCTCGTCGAGGCGCTCGCCGACCGGCTCGCCGAGGCCGGCTGGACCGCCGGGGACGGGGCCTCCCGGGCCACCGGGGTGGTCCTGGCCGCCGCCGGGTCCCGCGACCCGGAGTCGGGCGCCGGCACCCGCAGGCTCGCCGCGCTGCTCGGCGAACGCCTCGGCGGCGTGCCCGTCGTCGCCGCGTACGCCTCCGCCACCGCCCCCACCGTCCCCGAGGCCCTGCGCGCCCTCGCCGCCCGCGGCCGCCACCGGGTGGCCGTCGCCTCCTGCTTCACCGCCCCCGGGCTCTTCGCCACCCGCGCCGCCGCGCACGCCCCCTGGATCGCCTCGGCCCCGCTGGGCGCCCACCCGGCACTGGCCCGGCTGGTCCTGCACCGCTACGAGCAGGCCCTGTCCCGCGCACCCCGGCGGGAACTCGCAGCCACTTAG
- a CDS encoding gamma-glutamylcyclotransferase family protein — translation MTDEALPFFVYGTLRPGAYNHDRFLWGRTGAEEDAVLPGALLHDGPGYPFVVPGEGRVAGALLTAAPGRYGELLGVLDRLEEPAGYERVVREVVRSGDGAYLSAWVYVAAPGAPLGPVIVSGDWFRRP, via the coding sequence GTGACGGACGAGGCGCTGCCCTTCTTCGTGTACGGGACGCTGCGCCCGGGCGCGTACAACCACGACCGCTTCCTGTGGGGCCGCACCGGCGCCGAGGAGGACGCCGTGCTGCCGGGGGCGCTGCTCCACGACGGGCCCGGCTATCCGTTCGTGGTGCCGGGCGAGGGCCGGGTCGCGGGGGCGCTGCTGACCGCCGCGCCCGGCCGGTACGGCGAACTCCTCGGCGTACTGGACCGGTTGGAGGAGCCCGCCGGGTACGAGCGGGTGGTGCGGGAGGTGGTGCGGTCCGGGGACGGGGCGTACCTGTCCGCGTGGGTGTACGTGGCGGCGCCCGGCGCGCCGCTCGGTCCGGTCATCGTGAGCGGGGACTGGTTCAGGCGCCCGTAG
- the cutA gene encoding divalent-cation tolerance protein CutA, which translates to MILTVLTTTDARAKAEALARGAVEARVAACAQVSGPLTSVYWWQGAVDGAEEWQVVFKTTELRYAALEAHLLAAHDYETPEILATPVARVSAEYARWVERETAAP; encoded by the coding sequence GTGATCCTCACCGTCCTCACCACCACCGACGCCCGCGCCAAGGCCGAGGCCCTGGCCCGCGGTGCCGTCGAGGCCCGGGTCGCCGCCTGCGCGCAGGTCTCCGGGCCGCTCACGTCCGTCTACTGGTGGCAGGGCGCGGTCGACGGCGCAGAGGAGTGGCAGGTGGTGTTCAAGACCACCGAGCTCCGCTACGCGGCCCTGGAGGCGCACCTCCTCGCCGCGCACGACTACGAGACGCCCGAGATCCTCGCGACCCCGGTGGCGCGGGTGAGCGCCGAGTACGCGCGGTGGGTCGAGCGGGAGACCGCCGCTCCGTGA